A single region of the Bacillus cereus genome encodes:
- a CDS encoding peptidoglycan D,D-transpeptidase FtsI family protein, translating into MIKQKGNKQKTYISIRLNIMFLCIFLLFSAIIMQLGKVQIVEGEAYKNQVENSQNEKTSIPVPRGQILDREGKMVVNNQSLRTITYTRVKGITSKDILKTAKDLAIVLEMPEQDINKLTDIDKKDFWMQLNTKRAESKITKKDIGKFKEKGIEGKELDKKIEDLRRSRVTEVELAELTAQDLKVLAIKSKMSSGYQLTPQIIKKDVTDQEYARISENLAEFPGVDATVDWERNYVNGNLFRSVLGNITSSEEGLPKENLDSYLVRGYNRNDRVGKSYIEQRYEDVLHGTKEEVKNITDKSGNIVSAEIISKGKSGNSLTLTIDMELQKKVEESIEKNLRAFKSSEPLLDRAFVVMTNPNNGQILSMAGKKIVEKEGKIEIEDLALGNMTTSYELGSAVKGATLLTGYETGAIHPGDQFYDAPMKFKGTQAKKSWNVSGFGNINDLRALQVSSNVYMFQTALKIAGVNYVPNGSLDIKQEAFDTMRYYFKQFGLGVPTGIDLPNEIIGQTRKVDSQPGFLLDFSIGQYDTYTPLQLAQYISTIANGGYRMQPQIVQEIREQSIKEEEVGKVIRSIEPVVLNRVDMKKEHIDRIKEGFRWVFQEGDGTGVKYFKNAPYKPAGKTGTAQTVYGGDDPIGRNAKGERMECYNLTLVGYAPYDNPEVAFSVVVPWLHDDKNGINSIIGKEVLDAYFDLKQQRIHGEAASTVSSNQN; encoded by the coding sequence ATGATAAAACAAAAAGGAAATAAGCAGAAAACATATATATCTATTCGATTAAATATAATGTTCCTTTGCATCTTTCTGCTATTCTCGGCTATTATTATGCAGCTAGGAAAGGTACAAATTGTTGAAGGAGAGGCTTATAAGAACCAAGTGGAAAACAGTCAAAATGAAAAAACTAGTATTCCGGTTCCACGTGGACAAATTCTAGATCGAGAAGGAAAAATGGTTGTTAATAATCAATCTCTTCGTACGATTACGTATACAAGGGTGAAGGGGATAACGAGTAAAGACATTTTAAAAACAGCAAAAGACTTGGCAATAGTACTTGAAATGCCTGAGCAAGATATAAATAAATTAACTGATATCGATAAAAAAGATTTCTGGATGCAATTGAATACAAAACGTGCGGAATCAAAGATTACTAAAAAAGACATAGGAAAGTTTAAAGAAAAGGGAATAGAGGGAAAAGAGCTAGACAAAAAGATTGAAGATTTAAGACGAAGTCGTGTGACAGAAGTGGAATTGGCAGAATTAACAGCACAAGACTTAAAGGTGTTAGCTATTAAAAGTAAAATGAGTTCAGGTTATCAACTGACACCACAAATTATTAAAAAAGATGTAACAGATCAAGAGTATGCGCGCATAAGTGAAAACCTTGCGGAGTTTCCAGGAGTAGATGCAACAGTTGATTGGGAACGGAATTATGTAAATGGTAATTTATTTCGTTCCGTGTTAGGTAATATTACAAGTAGTGAAGAAGGATTACCGAAAGAAAACTTAGATTCTTATTTGGTACGTGGATATAACCGTAATGATCGTGTAGGAAAAAGTTATATTGAACAACGATATGAAGATGTGTTACACGGCACAAAAGAAGAAGTGAAAAACATTACTGATAAATCAGGAAACATTGTTAGCGCAGAAATAATCTCTAAAGGAAAAAGTGGTAATAGTTTAACATTAACGATTGATATGGAATTACAAAAAAAAGTGGAAGAAAGTATTGAGAAAAATTTGAGAGCTTTTAAGAGTTCAGAGCCACTGTTGGACCGAGCTTTTGTCGTCATGACGAATCCAAATAATGGGCAGATTTTATCTATGGCAGGCAAAAAGATTGTAGAAAAAGAAGGGAAAATAGAGATTGAGGATTTGGCATTAGGTAACATGACAACTTCGTATGAGCTAGGGTCAGCTGTAAAAGGTGCTACTTTATTAACTGGATATGAGACAGGGGCAATACATCCAGGAGATCAATTTTATGATGCACCGATGAAATTTAAAGGTACACAAGCTAAGAAATCGTGGAACGTATCTGGTTTTGGTAATATTAACGATTTAAGAGCTTTACAAGTTTCTTCGAATGTATACATGTTCCAGACAGCTTTAAAAATTGCGGGAGTTAATTACGTACCAAATGGTTCGTTGGATATTAAACAAGAAGCATTTGATACGATGCGCTATTATTTTAAGCAATTTGGTTTAGGCGTCCCAACAGGTATTGATTTACCGAATGAAATAATTGGACAAACGAGAAAAGTAGATAGTCAACCTGGTTTTTTATTAGATTTTTCTATCGGTCAGTATGATACGTATACGCCATTGCAATTGGCACAATATATTTCAACGATTGCAAATGGTGGATATCGTATGCAGCCCCAAATTGTACAAGAAATACGAGAACAATCAATAAAAGAAGAAGAGGTTGGCAAAGTTATACGCTCTATAGAGCCTGTCGTATTAAATCGAGTTGATATGAAGAAAGAACATATTGATCGGATAAAAGAAGGCTTTAGATGGGTATTCCAAGAAGGTGATGGAACTGGAGTGAAGTATTTCAAAAATGCTCCATATAAACCAGCAGGAAAGACAGGGACAGCTCAAACTGTATATGGTGGAGATGATCCTATTGGTAGAAATGCAAAAGGAGAACGTATGGAATGTTATAACTTAACATTAGTTGGATATGCTCCATATGATAATCCAGAAGTAGCATTTTCTGTAGTAGTCCCATGGCTTCATGATGATAAAAATGGAATTAATTCTATAATTGGAAAGGAAGTTTTAGATGCATACTTTGATTTAAAACAGCAACGTATACATGGTGAAGCTGCTAGTACAGTTAGTTCGAATCAAAATTAG